The following are encoded together in the Malaya genurostris strain Urasoe2022 chromosome 3, Malgen_1.1, whole genome shotgun sequence genome:
- the LOC131438820 gene encoding uncharacterized protein LOC131438820, with the protein MAARAIIGYIYCALCIMGLISCIVSSDSMIYEHNGKTEINNGKICFNIFAITTILYTVTLIVGVVKRDVIIIQNYKQYVTAIFNFGLVALLVTVFIFNEAFNWNLDATLGLMALVGIPLTVIHQLICVIADVLLVYASNASNEMRSDK; encoded by the exons ATGGCCGCGCGAGCAATCATTGGTTACATTTATTGTGCACTGTGCATAATGGGACTCATAAGTTGCATTGTGTCAAGTGATTCCATGATATATGAACATAATGGAA AAACTGAGATCAACAACGGAAAAATCTGCTTTAACATATTTGCTATAACAACAATTCTGTACACAGTTACTTTAATCGTAGGCGTCGTGAAG CGTGATGTTATAATTATACAAAACTACAAACAGTACGTCACGGCCATTTTCAACTTCGGACTTGTGGCACTACTCGtaactgtttttattttcaacgAAGCGTTCAATTGGAACCTGGATGCAACTCTCGGTTTAATGGCGTTGGTGGGAATTCCTCTCACAG TCATTCATCAACTGATTTGTGTAATTGCTGATGTTCTGCTTGTATATGCATCGAATGCAAGCAATGAAATGAGGTCAGATAAATAG